CGCGAGCGCTACTCGGTCGGCGCCGAGAAGCTCCCACATCCGCTCGCGAATTGTCTCGATCGTCACGAGGCATTCGTCGATCCAGGATAATAACGCATCGGCCTTCAACGCCCAGACATCAATGCGAAATAGCGCGGCGACGAGCAACGTTGTCTCATTGTACAGAACGCGAGCCTGCTGCTCCTTGAACAGCTCCGCATTGAAATCCATCAGCCCAACCAGGCCTTGCAGCCCGAATGGACCCGGGAGGCGATCGGCGAGGGCAAAAAGCGCAAATCCATCTATTTCCTGTTCATAGGTCAAAGTGATTTGCTGGTCGTTGAACGACAGGGTAACCGAATGGTTTGCGTCGAGCGCGAGCCCGGGAAGCCCAAAGATGCGGCCAAGATTCGAGACCAAATCCGCGGCGCGCCGCCGAATGTCAATGTCGCTGTCTCCTGTCATGAAATCGGCTCCAGTTTATGCGCGCGGCGCGTCTCGGCCACGCCGCATCATTTTCGATCAGGCCCGAAACAGAAACGCGTCGCCGAAGGATGCAGGCGTCTCATCGGGCGGAACCCCTACGGCGTCGCGAACCGCGTCGCCAGTCAGGACGATTGTCCCGAGGCTGCGCTCCACCCAGTCCAGAAAACGCTCCCTCAAAAGGTTTGCCGCCCTAATTCTGAAGAGCTGAAGGATTTTCAGCTCGTCGCGATCATAGACGACTCCCGACGTTTCGTGACTGAACAGAACCGCGTCGGTTTCGACAAGGCGGCGCACGGCGTCGCGGCCCAGTGGCGCGTCAAGTTTTTCGAGCGTGGTCGCGATGTAAAGCGCGCCCCTCTGATTGTCGAAAAAAAGCGCGATGGCTGTGTTCTCAAAAGTGAGTTCGCAAGCTCCCTCCTCATCGAGCGAGAGGCCAGGAAGCCCGACCTCGTCGCCCAGCGCCGAAACCAGCGTATCGACGTGTTGCCGCAAACCGCTTGTTGTTTCGTTCAGCATCCATGTGCTCCATCCCCGCGCGGCGGCGCAGAGCGCATTGCGCACGCCGCCGGTTCTGCGACAAAAGGGAATTACTGCTCGCTCTTCTTCTCTTGCTGCGTGGCCTTGAATTCTTCGTCGCTCATCAGTCGAGTGGTTCCGATTTCCACGTACTCGACCTCTCCCTGAAAGGTCGCGACCATATCGCTTTCGAGCTTGACAGTGTCTGAATGCTCCACCGTCTCAATGTCGATTGTAATGTCGCGAATGGTTTCGATCATTGCGTTACTGTTGTTTTCGTTGAGTCTGGAAAACCGCGTCGTTTCAGGCTGAGGATCAGCGTCAACGCGGACATCTTTTTCCGGCCATTCAGGTTTCTTCGCGCCCCTGATCTGTTTCCGCACGTCATCGAGGTTACTACCCTTCCTGCTGACGAGCGACTTTTCCTTGGAAAAAGCACGCGGCGTCTTGGGCTGAGCGCTCGATGTCGAAGGTGTGTCATTGGGAGGGGCATCGTTTTTGCCTCCCCTCGTGAGGAACCGCTGATGCACCCGCTTGTCTTCCGATCGGCGGGAGGAAGTCCAGTCTGATTTCGCTCTTAGCTTCCCGATCGGCGTCCTTTTTGCGCCAATCTTCTGGTCCAACCTCATTGTCTCTCTAAGCGAACCATCGCCGACGAATTTCCGGACGGGCGTCGGTGACGTGGAGGGTGAGGAAGAGGAGGAGGAAGAGGAAGGCGTCAGTTGGGACGGCGTGTGAGTCACGGTTGCCCCCGTGGCCGGATCCGTGCCTGTCTGCGTCTCCGTAGATGTGCCGCCACGATTGTTCGGCGTTGGCGGAAGCGGCCTGTTCGCGTTCACTTGAGACATCGCGGAGCTCCTTTCGAACCTGGCCACTATCGCTCTGCCAGGGATCGCCCGCTGTCACAAACGACACAGACTCCGATGATTTAATTTTCTGACAGGTTTCCACCCTATCAATCACCACATTGCGCAGGCGTTCGCGCGGTGTGAGAATGGCGCGGCTAAAATTTGGATGGCAAACCAAATGTCTGCTTTGCCTGTCTCGGACTCGTGGGTTCTCGTCACCGGCGCCTCGTCGGGGCTGGGGCGGGCGGCTGCGCTGCGCCTTGCGGGCGCATACCGGGCCAAGCCCATTCTGGTCGGCCGACGGATCGACAGCCTGCGCGACCTGCAATCCGAAATCGCGACGCGTTTCGAGATTGCAAGCGACATCATCGCGGCGGACCAGAGCACGGCCGAGGGCCGGGCGCGGATCGTGGCCGGGACCGAAGCGCGCGCCGCCATCGCCGCCCTGCTGGCGGCCGGCGTGACGAGCGTGGGTCGCTTCGACGCCGAGAAGACTGCCGACTATGGGGACCTGATCGAGACCAATGTCGCCGGTTTCACGGACCTGCTGGCGCGCCTCGTGACGCTCTTCAAGAGCCGGGGCGGCGCAACGGCGGTTCTCGCGGTCTCCAGTCTGGGCGCCGAGACCTCGCTGCCCTACCAGGCCGTCTATGGCGCCTCCAAGGCCTATACGAACACGCTCATTCAGGCGCTTGCGGTCGAACTGCGGGGCACGGGCGTGAGCGTCGGCGCGTTCCTGCCGGGCGGGATCGATACGCCCATGGCGGCGCAAAGCGATCTGCGATGGGGACGGATGGGGCTCATGGACGCCGATCGCTGCGCGGCGCTGGCGGTCGACGCGCTGGTGCGGCGGCGGCGCCTGACCGTGCCGGGGCTGGGCAACCGTCTGATCTATCTCGCCAGCCGCGCCCTCGCCCGCCCCCTCGTCGCGCGCGCCGCCAGCCTGCCTTATCGCCAACCGGACTGACCCGTCTCCCAAGGCATGAGCGCGCGGCGCCGGGTTCGAACAACTGTTACCACGCCGCTTGTTGGCACCTTTGTAAAACCATCGCCGCCCCCCCCCCCGGCACGGCGCGGGCATGTTTCCCCGCGCCGATGAGAGACGCCCCTCTCCTTCTGTGGAGGCGTGTCGGGAGCCGGGGCGTTCAGGGACAGCAGTGATCGAGAGACGCGGTCCGCCGCCAGCGCCCACAGCCGATGGGGCGTTCAACCGGCGGCGAGGCGACACGGCGCGGTTGCGTCCCGCCTTGACAATCATCCTGAATGGCCTGCCGATAGAAGGAGAATATCCCTTCCCCCTGCTCGCCCTGGGAGGCTCGTCAGGATGATCCGCGTCACCCCAACCCTCTCGCTCGACGAGAACGAAATTACATACGAATTCCTGCGCGCCTCCGGGCCGGGCGGGCAGAATGTTCAAAAGGTGGAGTCGGCTGTGCGTCTTCGCTTTGACGTAAGACATTCGCCGAGTCTTACGGACTACGTAAGAGGACGACTGGAGCGACTCGCGGGTTCGCGCCTCACCAAGGAAGGCGTTCTGCTGATCGAGGCGCAGCGACACCGCACACAGGAGCGCAATCGAAACGATGCGCTGGAGCGTCTGATCGATCTTGTCCGCGACGCCGCCGCCCCGCCCCCGCCGCCTCGGCGCAAGACCAAACCGACGCTCGGCTCGAAGCTGCGGCGACTCGCCGGCAAGAAATTGCGCGGCGACGTCAAGGCGTTGCGCGGCAAACCCCTGGAGAGCTGAAAGAGTGGAAAATACGGCAAACGTAAAGGCTATTACGACTCTCGTAAAAGCTAAATCAGCGGGTTTACGCATCGCGTCAGCCGAGTCCTGCACCGGTGGACTCGTCGCCGCCGCGCTCACCGAGGCGCCCGGCGCGTCGGAGGTCTTCGAGCGCGGCTTCGTCACCTATTCCAATGAGGCGAAGACTGATCTCCTTGGCGTCCCCGCCCCTCTCATCGCCGCGCATGGCGCGGTGAGCGCAGAGGTCGCGCGCGCCATGGCCGAGGGCGCGCTCGCCCATTCGCCGGCGGATATTGCGGTGGCGATCACGGGCGTCGCCGGCCCCGGCGGCGGCTCCGTGGAAAAACCTGTGGGTCTCGTACATTTCGCCTGCGCCCGACGCGATGGCGTCGTGGTTCATGTCGCGCGCCGCTTCGGCCCCCTCTCCCGCGCCGCCATCCGCGCTGCTGCGGTCGAACAGGCGCTCGACCTTCTGATCGACGCCGTCGACGCCATGGGCGGGAAAGGGTGACGCGCCCGCCTTTGGCCGAAGCCAACGCTTGCGGAGGATTTAGGTGAAACCTCGCTGAGCGGGTTGCAATCTCACGCGCGGGCGATGCTCCAAAGTCGCCGGTTCATTCGACCGATCGTCCGCCAAGGCGACTGCGCGAGCTCATGAAACTGAAGGGCGACGCCCCAAATGCAAGGCAAGGCCGCCACCCTGCTTTCCGGGGGAGAACCCGGGCCTGCGCATTTTTGTCAACGCAGTTAGCGTCGGATTAACCAAGTTCCTTAATCATAAACGCAGCAATTGAGTGAACTCGACCCTGGGGATTGCAACGGTATGAAGCGGCTTTTGACCTTGGCGCTGTCGGCAGCCCTGGCCGCGACCGGATTTGATCCGGCGATTGGCGGCACGGCCACGGGCGACCTCGCCGTCCAGACAACCATCAATGCGACATGCGCGATCGAGCAGGTTCCCGTCGTCGATTTCGGGACGAGAACCTCTGTGCCCGCGCCCCTGGACTTCGTTTTTTCGATCGGCGTCCGCTGCACGGCCGGCGCCCCCTACAGCATCGCGCTCGACGCGGGCGTCGGCGTCGCCGCAACAACGTCGCTTCGCAGAATGACGGGTCCCGTCCAATGGGGATACACCTTCTTCAGCAACGCGGCCCGAAGCGCGGTATGGGGCGACACGGCCGGCCAGCTTGTCACCGGGACCGGCACGGGCGGGCTGGTTTCGCATCCTCTCTACGGGCGCGTGTATGGCCAGTCAGGAAGCGTCGCAACCCCCGGCCTCTACACCGATACGGTGACAATAACGTTGTCTTTCTGACGGCCGTTGAAACGCCCGCGCCCTGAGGAATACCGACATGATTCACCTGCGTGGGGGGATTGGATGAAGCCCGCATGTATCGCCGCCTTGGCAGCCGGACTTGCCGGGTTGGGGTGCAGCCCCGCCCTGTCCGCGACGTCCACCGCCAATCTGGCGGTGCAGATGACGCTTGAGGCATCCTGCACCTTCTCCGCCGCCGCCACCGTGAATTTCGGCGGGCACAGCGCGGCGGGCGCCGATGTCGACGTCACCTCGGCGGTCACCATCAATTGCGCGGGCGGAACCACCTTCAACATCGGTTTGGACAAGGGACAGGGAAGCGGCGCAACCTATGCTGCGCGCAAGATGACCAGCGGAACCAACACGCTGACGTACAGCCTTTATTCCGACAGCGCCCGAACCATGGTGTGGGGTGATTCAATCGGCACGGATACGGTCGCCGGCACGGGCCGCGGCGCTGCGATGTCCTATCCGATCTACGGCCGCGTGCCCGCGCAAGGACTGGCGGCCCCCGGCGACTATGTCGACACGGTCAAGATAACAATCACCTACTGAAGCGCGACGCGGCGCCGCGTCGCGCCTTCCTGTATAATGAAACGGTCGCGCTTATCTACTGGCGCGCGCGGCCATAGACCTGATCGGCGCGCGCGACGAAGGCGTCCGCGTATTTCTGGAACGCCCTGTCGAACATGGCGCCCATCACGAGGCCCAGCGCCATGCTCTTGAACTCGTAAGCGATGAAGAACTCGATCATCGAGCGCGGACGTCCATCCGGTCCCGGCGCCTCGTCGCGGAAGGTCCAGCGATTGTCGAGCTTGCGGAACGGGCCGTCGATGTAGCCCACCTTCACTTCCAGCGCATTGGAGTCACAGATGACGCGGCTGGCGTAGCGCTCGCAGATCGCCTTGAAGCCGACCTGCATTTCGGCGACGAGTTCGATGACGCCCGGCGCGGTCTCGGTTCGACGACGCACCCGTATCGCCTCACATAGCGGGACGAATTTCGGATACTCCTCGACATTGCAGACCAGCGCGAACATGTCGGCGGCGCTATGGGAGACGTGGCGGCGCGTGCGAAAGCTCTTCATGGTTTCGGGCTTTTAAGCGATTTCTGGCAAAGTTGGAACGCCTCCCCTGCTCCGGCCTCGCCACAAGCGCGATTCCGGTCTAGTCATGGGCCTTTCAGGGAGGCCGCCATGGCGACAAAACCGGATTTCACGGCGCCACAATGGGAGAAAATTGTCGAGTCGCCCCTCCTGGCGGGTTTCGCGGTAAGCGCCGCCGCCCCGAGCGGGCTCATCGGCACGCTCCTGGAGAGCATGGCGAGCGCCGACGCCCTGGCCGCGGCCCGGACAGACGCGACGGCCAACACGCTCGTGCGGGCGGTGGTGGATGACCTGCTCACCCCCGAGCGCCGCATGGCGGCGCGCGAAAGCGTGCAACGCCTGATTGAAGGCGCCGACCTCCCCGAGATCAAGACGCGCGCGCTGGCGCAGTTGCAGATGACGGCCGGAATCCTCGACGCATCCGCGCCGCTGGACGCAGCCGCCTTCAAGGGCTGGCTGGCGGAGATCGCCGCCCGGGTCGCCGCGGCGGCGACGGAAGGCGGCGTTCTGGGCTTTGGCGGCGAGAAAATCAGCGCGGCCGAACGCGCGGCCCTCGCCGAACTCGACGCCGTTCTGGGCCGAGGATCGGGCCCCTAGGAGGCCGCCACGGCCCCCGACTTAGCTGAGATTACTCGCAACCTTGTCGAAGGTGCCCGACAGATTTGTGGCGAGGCTCTTTACGACCAGGATGATGGCGACCCCGATCAGTGCGGCCATCAGCCCGTATTCGATGGCGGTGGCGCCCGATTCATCCTTCAGGAAGCGCCGGAAAAGATCCATGTCACTGCTCCATATTCGCGTATCACGATTAAGACTGCAAGTTTACGTCTACAGGTTGTATTTACCCTGCAAAAGTCAAGGTGACGTTAAAGCGGCCAGCTGACGACCGGGTTGCGCCCGCCAGTGCGCCTCCGATCTTTTGCGGAGCGTTTCGAGGGGGTTCCTGGCTGGATGAATTGAGGCGGATTGCCGAATGCGGCTGGTCTGAACCCGGCTGCTGCTGGCGAAGAAGGCCGGCAGGCCTGCCTGAGAAGAGCCGCGTAGGGCGTCTCCGCGGCAAGCGCGATCCGTTGGCGTCCCTCGCTGGTCGAGGAAAGCAGCGAGTCTCTTCGAAAAGAAGCGACTCTAGCGGCGCATTGGCTGTGGCCGCGACGGCTCCCCGAGCGTCGCAAGGCGGCTCGCAAAAGCCTGCGGCGCCTGTGAAGGCGCCGATCGTTCAAAGATCAAGACGCGCGTCGCGCTGGCGAAATTGCAGGCGACCGCCGGCATCCTCGACGCGGCGGCACCGCAGCAGGTGGCGGCTTAGAGAGCGGATGCGCTCAAATCGCCGTCGCGTCGCCACGGCGGCGACTGCAATCGGCGCAGCTGGTCTCAGCAGCAAAAGTTGAGCGCAGCTGAGCGCGCCGCCCCTGAACGCGACGACGTTCCGGGGCGCGCGCACCAGTCGATTGAAGGGCGCGCCACACCCCGCACACTAGACGGGATTGCCCGCAGTCTTGGCGAAGGCGCCCGATAACTGGTCGCGAGGCTCTTCACCACGAGGATGATGGCAACGCCAATAGGGTCGCCATCAACCCGTATTCGATGGTGGTGGCGCCCGACTCGTCCCTCAAAACTTCCTGATTATCTCCAGGCGGCAACTCCATCGTCGCGTCTACATTCAACGATAGAGTGCCTTGGAATTGTCAAGCTAAGGTTAAACCAGATTGTGGGCAACCTTGCTAAATTGGCCCGATAGCGAAGTGCCGACGCTCGTGACCACCAAAATGATGGCGAGGAAGATAAAAGCGGCGATCAGCCCATACTCGATCGACGTCGCGCCCGACTCATCGCCCAGAAAATATTTCAAAGCTCTCTTCATTGACCTGTGCTCCAGCGATGGCGACGCCTTTGACCGTGCCACAAAATGCTCAAGGCTCAGTTAAGAAATTATCGCCTTCAGGCGCCGCGGGTCGCCCGCAGACGCTCGAAATCCTCCCCTGCGTGATGCGAGGAGCGCGTCAGCGGCGAGGCGGCGACATAGGCGAAGCCCTTGGCCAGCGCGAGCGTTTTGTAAGACTCGAACTCCTCGGGCGGCACGAAGCGCGCCACCGGATGATGCTTGCGGGTCGGCTGGAGATATTGGCCGAGCGTGATGAAATCGACCTCCGCCGAGCGCATGTCGTCCATCACCTGCATCACCTCGTTGCGGGTTTCGCCAAGGCCAAGCATCAGGCCTGACTTGGTGAAGATCTTCGGGTTCATCTCCTTGGCGCGCTGCAACAGGCGCAGGGAGTGGAAATAGCGGGCGCCCGGCCGCACCGTCACATAAAGCGACGGGACCGTCTCCAGATTATGGTTGAAGACATCGGGCCCGGCCGCGATCACCTGCTCCAGCGCCCCCTGCTTGCGCAGAAAATCGGGCGTGAGCACCTCGATGGTCGTGCCGTTGCAGGTCTCCCGGATGGCGCTGATGGTGCGGGCGAAATGACCGGCGCCGCCGTCCGGCAGATCGTCGCGGTCGACCGAGGTGACGACGACATGAGAGAGCCCCAGCGCCCTGGTCGCCTCCGCCACCCTGCCCGGCTCGTCCGGATCGAGCGCCGCCGGCAGGCCCGTCGCCACATTGCAGAACGCGCAGGCGCGGGTGCACACCTCGCCCATGATCATGAAAGTGGCGTGCTTCTTCTCCCAGCACTCGCCTATGTTCGGGCAGGCCGCCTCCTGGCAGACCGTCGACAGTCCGGCGCCGTCGAGCAGCGCGCGGGTTTCGGCCCAGGCTTTGGAGCCCGGCGCCTTGACCCTGATCCATGGCGGCTTGCGCAGCACGGGCTGGTCGGGCCGGGAGGCCTTTTCGGGATGCCGCAGCGCCCCGCTTGTGGGGCGCGGATCATTGTTGATGAGGTCGATGACGGGCACGGGGAGCCTCCCTGCGCCTCTATCTAAGCGCTGATGCGCTCTCCGGCAACGCGGCGGTCGTCTCCCGACGGCTCCGGATGGTAGCGCCGCCACGCATAGGCCAGTCCGACCGCGCCGGCGACAGCGGCGACCATGGTCTGTTGGCTGCCCATTTGAGCCTGCCCGAGCAGGCAGGTGAATTCGGCGCCCATCCAGGCGCCGCAGACCCCGACGATGGCGAGCGACGCCGGCCAGTGACGCCGACGCGCCGGCCCCGCCATCAGCCAGCCGACCGCGCCGCCCAGAATGAGAAAGGAAAGGAAGTAGGCGAGGCTCGTCAGAGCCGACACGCCCAGCGCCGAGTCGAGAAGGCTGTCCATGACTGACTCCCGCGGTCCGGGGTCCCCGGCTCGCAGCGCCGGTCAACCAAAGGTTAACGCCCCGAACGCGGGTAATGTTCCGCGCCGTCAGCAGCCTGCATGGCGGATGTTATTCCCAGGTCTGCCCCGCCGCCCCTGTCAGGGGGACCAGGAGCAGGCGGCGGCGCAATCTACAGCCCCGATGCGGCTCAAGGGTCGCCGTGCAGGCGCGTAGCGACGGACATGGCGCGTGAGGGAGAAAACGGCTTGGCGCACCAAGGCTCAGAGGCGCCGGGGGGAATGCTAAGAAAGCGGATTAAGTCAGAGAAAATTGCTTATAAACAATATATTAAAATATAAACCTAAACATGAAGATGAGCTCCGGCTACAAATACTCAACCTCGAGAACGCCCGGAATCTCTCTTAGCGCGGCAGCCACCTCGGGGCTCACGGGATAGCTTCCCGGCAGCCGGATTTCGATCTCCTCGGGCGCGGCGTCGCGTTTGATGAGCAGGGACACCTCTCCCTCCCCCTTGCCGGAGAGCCTGCTTTTAATCCTATCGAGCGGACTCTGATCTTCGAGCACCACGCGCAGGCCTTTCTGCGCGCGGGCGGCCGCGGCGGCCAGCGGCTCGACCGCGACGATCCGGGCGCGGACGTCGTCGCCCTCGACACTGGCGGAGAGCGTGACCAGAACGGCCGCGCCCTTTTCAAGCGTGTCGCGGTACTGGTTGAGCGCCTCCTGGAAAAGAATGGCCTCATATTGGCCAGTCGTGTCGGAGAGCTGGACGATGCCCATCTTGGAGCCGGACTTGGTGCGTCGCTCGGCGCGGTCGAGGACCACCGCCGCGAGGCGTCCGGCGGTCGCCCCCTTCTTCACGTCGGTGACGAACTTCGCCCAGCGCGACACTCTCAGTTTGGGTAGGAGACCGGCATAGGAGTCGAGCGGGTGACCGGAGAGGAAAAAGCCGGCCGCCTCATACTCCCGACGCAGCCGCTCCCCCGCGGGCCAGGGCTGAACCTTGGGCAGCGCCAGATCATCCGCCCCGGCGTCCCCGAAGAGGGCGTTCTGCCCGGCCTTGCGGTCCTCGGCGTGGCGGTTGGCGGTCGCCAGGATCGATTCGATGGCGGCGAAGGCGCGGGCGCGATTGGGCTCCAGCTCGTCGAAGGCCCCGCAGGCGGCGAGATTTTCGAGCACCTTCTTGTTGACCTCGCGCGGGCTGATCCGCCGGGCGAAATCCGACAGGCTGGTGAAGGGCTTGTCGCCGCGTGCGCGGACGATCGCCTCCGCCTGCCCCTCCCCGACGCCCTTGATGGCCGACAGCGCATAGCGGATCGCGAGCTTGCCGTCCGGGCCGGGCGCGACGTCGAAATCCACGCCCGAGCGCCTGATCGAGGGCGGCTCGACCATGATGCCGAGCCGACGGGCCTCGTCGCGGAACTCGGCCAGCTTGTCGGTCTGGCTCTTGTCGAAGGTCATGGAGGCGGCCAGGAACTCGGCCGGATAATGCGCCTTGAACCAGGCGGTCTGATAGGCGATCAGCGCATAGGCCGCCGCGTGGGACTTGTTGAAGCCGTAGTCGGCGAATTTGGCGAGCAGGTCGAAGATGAAATTGGCGAGCTCCGGCGTCAGCTCGCGCTCGACGGCCCCTTTGACGAAACGCTCCCGCTGGGCGTCCATCTCGGCCTTGATCTTCTTGCCCATGGCGCGGCGCAGCATGTCGGCCTCGCCCAGCGTATAGCCGGAGAGCACCTGCGCGATCTGCATCACCTGTTCCTGATAGATGATGACGCCGAAGGTCTCCTTCAGGATCGGCTCGATCTTGGGGTGGTAGTAATCGGCCTCCTCGTCGCCGAGCTTCACCGCGCAATAGGTCGGGATATTCGCCATCGGGCCGGGGCGGTAGAGCGCCACCAGAGCAATGATGTCCTCGAAGCGGTCGGCGTGCATCTCGACGAGCGCCTTGCGCATGCCCGCGCTTTCGAGCTGGAACACGCCCACGGTCTCGCCGCGCCCGAGCATGGCGTAAGTGTCCGCGTCGTCGAGCGGAATTTTCTCCAGATCGACGCGCGCGTCGCGCCGGCGGGCGAGCCGTGTGGCCATGGCCAGCACGGTCAGCGTCTTCAGCCCGAGGAAGTCGAATTTGATCAGCCCCGCCGGCTCGACCCATTTCATGTTGAACTGGGTCGCCGGCATGTCGGACTTCGGGTCGCGATAGAGCGGCGTCACCTCATGCAGCGGCCGGTCGCCGATGACGACGCCGGCGGCATGGGTCGAGGCGTTGGAGTAGAGCCCCTCCAGCGCCCCCGCGATCTTGAAGAGCCGCGAGACGCGCTCCTCCTGCTGGGCGGCCTCGCGCAATTTCTGTTCGCCGGCGACCGCTTCCGCCAGGGTGACGGGCTTGGCCGGGTTCTGCGGCACCAGCTTGGCGAGCTTGTCCACCTGCCCCAGCGGCATCTCCAGCACGCGGCCGACGCTGCGGAGCACGCCGCGCGCCAGAAACGAGCCGAAGGTGATGATCTGCGCCACGCGATCCGCGCCATAGCGGTCGCGGACATAGTCGATCACCTCGCCGCGCCGAGTCTGGCAGAAGTCGATGTCGAAATCCGGCATCGAGACGCGCTCGGGATTGAGGAAGCGCTCGAAGAACAGGCCGAAGCGCAGCGGGTCGAGATCGGTGATGGTCAGCGCATAGGCGACCAGCGAGCCGGCGCCCGAGCCGCGCCCCGGCCCCACCGGAATCCCTTTTGACTTCGCATATTTGATGAAGTCCGCGACGATCAGGAAGTAGCCCGGAAAGCCCATCTTCTCGATGGTGGAGAGCTCGAAGTCGAGGCGCCTGAAATAGTCCTCGCGGGTCTGGCCCTCGCAGGGGCCATGGGCGGCGAGGCGCGCCTCCAGTCCCTCGGTCGCCTGCCGGCGCAGCTCCTGCGCCTCGACCTCCGTGAGCGGCCGGTCGTCCGGGGCGTCGCGCAGATAGCGCGGCATGATCGGCTTGCGGGTCTTCGGCCGGAAGCTGGTCCGGCGGGCGATTTCCACTGTGTTGGCGGTCGCTTCCTCCAGATCCGCGAAGAGCGCCCGCATCTCGGAGCGGGTCTTGAAGTAATGCTCCGGCGAGACCCGGCGGCGGTCCGCGACGCTCGTCACCGTCCCTTCCGCGATGCAGAGCAGCGCGTCATGGGCCTCGAAATCGCCCCGTGAGGCGAAATAGGGCTCATTGGTCGCGACCAGCGGCGCGCCGGCGCGATAGGCGAGGTCGAGAAGCTGCGGCTCGACTTCCTGCTCCGTCGGCAGCCGGTGGCGCTGGATTTCGAGATAAAGCCGATCGCCGAAAAGACCTTGCAGCGTCTCCAGCCGCGCCCGCGCCAGTTCCGGCCGGCCGGCGGCGAACATGCGGTCGAGCGGGCCGTCGGGACCGCCGGTCAGCGCGATCAGCTCGGAGCCGTCCTCGGCCAGCGCGGCGAGGGTCAGATGCGGCTCGTCCCCCTCGGCCGTGTCGAGCCAGGCGCGCGAGGCGGCGCGCATGAGGTTGAGATAGCCCGTCTCGGTCTTGGCGAGCAAGACGATATTGGCGAGGCTGGCGTCGCGCGCGGTCGGGCTCGTGGCCTTTGCGTCGCCGAAATCGACGCGCAACTGCACGCCGACGATGGGCTGGATGCCCGCCTTGGAGGCCTTTTCCGAAAATTCGAGGGCGGCGAAGAGGTTGTTGGTGTCGGTGACGGCCAGCGCCGGCTGCTCGTCGCGCACGGCGAGATCGATCAGCTTGCCGATCGTCAGCGCGCCCTCGCGTAGCGAAAAGGCTGTGTGGAGATGGAGGTGAACGAAGCCGGGCGAGGCGGAAGTCATGGGGAGATTTTATCCCTTCGCCGGGCGGACCGGAACTGAAAGGATGGCGCGTCCACAGGCGGCTGGAGCTGAATCGCCCCGCCCCGCGCCCAAAAAGAGAAGCCCGGCGGAGGCTTTCGCCTCGCCGGGCTCGCAAACTCGTGTTGCCCCTCGGACGAAAGGGGCCTGACGCCTTACTCGGCCGGGGTGAAGGTCTTGGCCACCGATTCCATCGGCTTGAAGACTTCCTTGGCCATCGACGTATACATCTCGCCGAGCTTGGTCGCCTCGGCGACGAAATCCTCATAGGCGGTCTTGGCGAAGTCGGTCTGAAGCGCGAGCGCCTCGTCGAGCTTCTTCACGGTGATGAGCTTCTCGGCCAGGAGACGGCTCTTCTCGAAGGACTTCTTGGAATAATCGGTCGTCTCGGCAGCAATGCTCTGCCAACCCTTCGTGACGGCCGCGGCGGCGGCGGACACAGCCTCGAACTGCTCTTTACCGATCTGCTGCACGCTGTCGAAATTGGCGACCATGGGTTTCGTCCTCTCGCAATGGCGCGTCCTCGATACGCCGCCCCCTGGCGGCGCGGCGTATGCGCCGGCTAACATCTGAAATATATGCGACGCACAAAAGTTCGTCAATAAAAATGTTG
The DNA window shown above is from Methylocystis echinoides and carries:
- a CDS encoding phasin family protein; the protein is MVANFDSVQQIGKEQFEAVSAAAAAVTKGWQSIAAETTDYSKKSFEKSRLLAEKLITVKKLDEALALQTDFAKTAYEDFVAEATKLGEMYTSMAKEVFKPMESVAKTFTPAE
- the dnaE gene encoding DNA polymerase III subunit alpha, with the translated sequence MTSASPGFVHLHLHTAFSLREGALTIGKLIDLAVRDEQPALAVTDTNNLFAALEFSEKASKAGIQPIVGVQLRVDFGDAKATSPTARDASLANIVLLAKTETGYLNLMRAASRAWLDTAEGDEPHLTLAALAEDGSELIALTGGPDGPLDRMFAAGRPELARARLETLQGLFGDRLYLEIQRHRLPTEQEVEPQLLDLAYRAGAPLVATNEPYFASRGDFEAHDALLCIAEGTVTSVADRRRVSPEHYFKTRSEMRALFADLEEATANTVEIARRTSFRPKTRKPIMPRYLRDAPDDRPLTEVEAQELRRQATEGLEARLAAHGPCEGQTREDYFRRLDFELSTIEKMGFPGYFLIVADFIKYAKSKGIPVGPGRGSGAGSLVAYALTITDLDPLRFGLFFERFLNPERVSMPDFDIDFCQTRRGEVIDYVRDRYGADRVAQIITFGSFLARGVLRSVGRVLEMPLGQVDKLAKLVPQNPAKPVTLAEAVAGEQKLREAAQQEERVSRLFKIAGALEGLYSNASTHAAGVVIGDRPLHEVTPLYRDPKSDMPATQFNMKWVEPAGLIKFDFLGLKTLTVLAMATRLARRRDARVDLEKIPLDDADTYAMLGRGETVGVFQLESAGMRKALVEMHADRFEDIIALVALYRPGPMANIPTYCAVKLGDEEADYYHPKIEPILKETFGVIIYQEQVMQIAQVLSGYTLGEADMLRRAMGKKIKAEMDAQRERFVKGAVERELTPELANFIFDLLAKFADYGFNKSHAAAYALIAYQTAWFKAHYPAEFLAASMTFDKSQTDKLAEFRDEARRLGIMVEPPSIRRSGVDFDVAPGPDGKLAIRYALSAIKGVGEGQAEAIVRARGDKPFTSLSDFARRISPREVNKKVLENLAACGAFDELEPNRARAFAAIESILATANRHAEDRKAGQNALFGDAGADDLALPKVQPWPAGERLRREYEAAGFFLSGHPLDSYAGLLPKLRVSRWAKFVTDVKKGATAGRLAAVVLDRAERRTKSGSKMGIVQLSDTTGQYEAILFQEALNQYRDTLEKGAAVLVTLSASVEGDDVRARIVAVEPLAAAAARAQKGLRVVLEDQSPLDRIKSRLSGKGEGEVSLLIKRDAAPEEIEIRLPGSYPVSPEVAAALREIPGVLEVEYL